A single genomic interval of Antarcticibacterium arcticum harbors:
- the uvrA gene encoding excinuclease ABC subunit UvrA, producing the protein MSKDLSEIDPRKNIIIKGAKLHNLKNIDVVIPRNKLVVITGLSGSGKSSLAFDTLYAEGQRRYVESLSSYARQFLGRLNKPKVDYIKGIAPAIAIEQKVNSTNPRSTVGTSTEIYDYLKLLFARIGKTYSPVSGGEVKKDTVTDVVNYVKSYPEGEKMLLLSPIHVEDGRSLEDKLKVLLQQGYSRIKVKQDVVRIDETDLTKLKEKDVSLVVDRIVVKDEEDFYNRLADATQTAFFEGKGELFLETLSDNNKRQFSNKFELDGITFPEPNVHLFSFNNPYGACPKCEGYGDVIGIDEDLVIPNTGLSVYENAIFPWRGESMSWYRDQLVNNSHKFNFPIHKPYFDLTDAQKELIWNGNQYFEGLNSFFEFLESKAYKIQNRVMLSRYRGKTRCSLCKGKRLRPEANNVKIGGATITDLVEKPLEKVRAFFQELTLNEYDAQIAKRLLAEINNRLKFLSNVGLDYLTLNRKSNTLSGGESQRINLATSLGSSLVGSMYILDEPSIGLHPRDTQNLIGVLKNLRDLGNTVIVVEHDEDIMKAADEIIDIGPEAGTHGGEHVASGDYNQILKAGSLTAKYLNNSMRIEVPSKRRTSKQFVTIIGARENNLKNIDVTFPLGMFTAVTGVSGSGKSTLIKRILYPAMLKEIGGYGEKAGQFSKIEGNFKSITSIEFVDQNPIGRSSRSNPVTYIKAYDDIRNLFANQKLSDIRGFKPKHFSFNVDGGRCDTCKGEGEVTIEMQFMADVHLECDVCNGKRFKKEVLEIKFADKNIDDILTMTIDEALEFFETNGEKKITTKLKPLQDVGLGYVQLGQSSSTLSGGEAQRIKLASFLVKGVTKDKALFIFDEPTTGLHFHDIQKLLKSFNALIEKGHSLLVIEHNMDLVKCADHVIDLGMDGGETGGYLIAEGTPEQVAKNKKSYTAPYLKEKLA; encoded by the coding sequence ATGAGTAAAGACCTTTCTGAAATAGACCCCAGAAAAAATATTATAATAAAAGGAGCTAAACTTCATAATTTAAAAAATATTGATGTTGTAATTCCACGGAATAAATTAGTGGTTATTACGGGCCTTTCGGGTTCCGGAAAATCCAGTCTTGCTTTTGATACCTTGTATGCCGAAGGCCAGCGAAGGTATGTGGAAAGCCTGTCATCATACGCCAGGCAGTTCCTTGGCAGACTAAATAAACCCAAAGTCGATTACATTAAAGGTATTGCGCCGGCTATTGCCATAGAGCAAAAAGTCAACTCCACCAATCCGCGTTCTACGGTTGGCACATCTACAGAGATCTATGATTATCTCAAATTGTTATTTGCCCGCATTGGCAAGACCTACTCCCCTGTTTCAGGCGGCGAGGTAAAAAAGGACACGGTTACAGATGTTGTGAATTATGTAAAATCTTATCCTGAAGGTGAAAAAATGCTTTTACTATCTCCCATTCATGTGGAAGATGGCCGTAGCCTGGAAGATAAACTAAAGGTGCTCCTGCAACAGGGATACAGTCGTATAAAAGTGAAGCAGGACGTTGTGCGTATTGATGAAACAGATCTTACTAAATTAAAGGAAAAGGATGTTTCCCTGGTTGTAGACAGGATCGTGGTCAAGGATGAAGAAGATTTTTATAACCGCCTGGCCGATGCTACCCAAACAGCATTCTTTGAAGGAAAGGGTGAACTTTTCCTGGAAACTCTTTCTGATAATAATAAAAGACAGTTTAGCAATAAATTTGAACTGGATGGAATCACTTTTCCTGAGCCGAATGTGCATTTGTTCAGTTTCAATAATCCGTACGGTGCCTGCCCGAAATGTGAAGGTTATGGAGACGTCATTGGGATTGATGAAGACCTGGTGATCCCTAATACGGGGCTATCAGTGTACGAAAATGCCATTTTCCCCTGGAGAGGAGAAAGTATGAGCTGGTACCGAGATCAACTGGTAAATAATTCGCATAAGTTCAATTTTCCCATTCACAAGCCTTATTTTGATCTTACAGATGCTCAAAAGGAACTTATCTGGAATGGAAATCAATATTTCGAAGGATTAAATTCCTTTTTCGAATTTCTTGAATCCAAAGCCTATAAGATCCAAAACCGGGTAATGTTATCACGATACCGGGGAAAGACCAGGTGTTCGCTTTGCAAAGGGAAACGCCTTAGACCGGAGGCTAATAATGTAAAAATTGGCGGGGCCACTATTACAGACCTGGTGGAAAAACCCCTGGAAAAAGTAAGGGCTTTTTTCCAGGAATTAACCTTAAACGAATATGATGCTCAAATCGCAAAACGACTACTGGCTGAAATAAACAACAGGCTGAAATTTTTGTCTAATGTAGGTCTTGATTATCTAACTCTGAACCGCAAATCCAACACCCTCTCCGGCGGAGAATCCCAGCGCATTAACCTGGCTACCTCTTTAGGAAGCAGCCTGGTGGGATCTATGTATATTCTCGATGAACCCTCCATTGGTTTGCATCCCCGCGACACACAAAATCTTATTGGAGTGCTGAAAAACCTACGGGACCTGGGAAATACTGTAATTGTTGTGGAGCACGATGAGGATATAATGAAAGCGGCAGATGAGATTATTGATATAGGGCCGGAAGCCGGTACCCACGGAGGAGAACATGTGGCCTCGGGTGATTACAACCAGATCCTGAAAGCGGGATCCTTAACGGCAAAATATTTAAATAACAGCATGCGCATAGAGGTGCCTTCAAAAAGAAGGACCTCCAAACAATTTGTTACCATTATTGGTGCCCGCGAAAACAATCTTAAGAACATAGATGTAACCTTCCCTCTGGGAATGTTTACCGCGGTTACAGGAGTTTCCGGAAGCGGAAAAAGTACACTTATAAAAAGGATTCTGTATCCGGCAATGCTCAAGGAAATTGGAGGCTACGGGGAAAAGGCCGGGCAATTCTCAAAAATTGAGGGAAATTTCAAGAGTATAACCTCTATAGAATTTGTAGACCAGAATCCAATAGGAAGGTCTTCCCGTTCTAATCCTGTAACTTATATAAAGGCTTATGATGATATCAGGAATCTTTTTGCGAACCAAAAACTTTCAGACATACGCGGATTTAAACCTAAACATTTCTCATTCAATGTAGATGGAGGTAGGTGCGACACTTGTAAAGGTGAAGGGGAAGTTACCATCGAGATGCAGTTCATGGCCGATGTTCACCTGGAATGCGATGTATGCAACGGGAAACGGTTTAAGAAGGAAGTTCTGGAAATTAAATTTGCCGATAAGAATATTGATGATATTCTAACAATGACAATAGATGAGGCGCTTGAGTTCTTTGAAACCAATGGTGAAAAAAAGATAACCACCAAATTAAAACCGCTGCAGGATGTTGGCCTGGGTTATGTACAACTGGGACAAAGTTCATCTACCCTTTCTGGCGGGGAAGCCCAACGTATAAAACTCGCGTCCTTTCTTGTAAAAGGGGTAACAAAAGATAAAGCCTTATTCATTTTTGATGAACCCACCACAGGGCTCCATTTTCACGATATTCAAAAACTTCTGAAATCCTTTAACGCATTAATTGAAAAAGGACATTCCCTGCTGGTGATTGAACATAATATGGATCTTGTAAAATGTGCGGACCATGTGATTGACTTGGGTATGGATGGCGGGGAAACCGGGGGATATCTTATAGCAGAAGGTACGCCGGAGCAGGTAGCTAAAAATAAGAAATCCTATACAGCGCCCTATTTAAAGGAAAAACTGGCTTAG